From Solanum lycopersicum chromosome 8, SLM_r2.1, the proteins below share one genomic window:
- the LOC109120851 gene encoding uncharacterized protein — translation MDNFDTSIVPYHDPFDDNILTGLNFSLFDDENPTIDGDINYQVPINLNPTIVGGDNNNHQGPPINENKTNLNYSLSFPDYDPYLLEISFDSGDGFIGGSTNPEGEVPGNNNCQILREIIHDNGMILSKIGIFGTIGRISHAIVEKSTMDDHMSSDTIDFSNDSISKVKEFLVQYFEGCKKDGYIVLEDTLSEFYQTLSVNSGVRTNDINNLLQLSTTNLHHNVLTEQQGMANENEGTNSGVNRGKISLSEQRRRTKMMNVKDFEDYLHLSIQEAGIKLNLCPTVMKRVCRRDGLRRWPSRKINSIKRKISKRQESLNSIHAGERKSAKADIAKLEKELAAIYNDLT, via the exons ATGGACAATTTTGATACATCCATTGTGCCATATCATGATCCTTTTGATGATAATATTCTTACCGGACTTAATTTTTCACTCTTTGATGATGAGAACCCAACCATTGATGGTGACATCAACTACCAAGTACCCATTAATTTAAACCCAACCATAGTCGGCGGCGATAACAACAACCACCAAGGACCAcccattaatgaaaataaaacaaatttgaatTATAGTTTAAGTTTCCCTGACTATGATCCATATTTGCTTGAAATTTCATTCGATAGTGGAGATGGATTTATTGGGGGTAGTACCAATCCAGAGGGTGAAGTTCCGGGGAATAATAATTGCCAAATTCTAAGAGAAATAATTCATGACAATG gtaTGATCTTATCTAAGATTGGAATATTTGGAACAATAGGAAGGATCAGTCATGCAATTGTTGAGAAATCCACAATGGATGATCATATGTCATCAGATACAATTGA TTTTAGCAATGACAGTATAAGCAAAGTGAAGGAATTTTTAGTTCAATATTTCGAGGGTTGTAAGAAGGATGGTTACATAGTGCTCGAAGATACACTCTCTGAATTCTACCAAACTTTAAGTGTTAATTCTGGTGTCCGTACTAATGACATTAATAATCTACTTCAGTTATCTACAACAAATTTGC ATCATAATGTTCTAACGGAACAGCAAGGAATGGCAAATGAAAATGAGGGCACTAATAGTGGCGTGAATCGTGGAAAGATCTCTCTTTCAGAACAG AGGAGAAGAACTAAAATGATGAACGTGAAAGACTTTGAAGACTATCTTCATCTTTCCATTCAGGAAGCAGGTATCAAATTGAACTTGTGTCCTACTGTGATGAAAAGGGTTTGCCGAAGGGATGGCTTGCGCAGATGGCCATCGAGAAAG ATTAATAGCATTAAGAGGAAGATATCGAAGCGACAAGAGAGTTTAAACTCTATTCATGCTGGAGAAAGGAAGAGTGCAAAGGCTGACATTGCGAAGCTGGAAAAGGAACTTGCAGCCATTTACAATGACCTCACATAG
- the LOC104648819 gene encoding uncharacterized protein, translating to MKLLRLLKKYYCSIFKKKMASVEKVVGVKKVRQKDSDGWDVSMPLPGDIIEGVAELASDDDSFIQAKAWSELTLFLGKIAGHFIWFKVRRGESTLKLKGYVLVERRSNLQKRFVVRAASDERHLAVIAELTLGRCTELQEMSRRMVNSGSRGYNQMGLQYDWKMKVGTYLPDSHSTVVSSIVFMPLTREYRVEATLVRTMAWFSAAVSSGIPLVFVNIQTEQINNLERRNTSGKDVCSRQLDGYVGYHQSAQGVRLWYLPGIEEVPLELTPEPGESRFGIDIK from the exons ATGAAGCTATTGCGGCTACTCAAGAAATACTATTGTTCCATCTTCAAGAAAAAGATGGCGAGTGTTGAGAAAGTTGTTGGTGTGAAGAAAGTGAGGCAAAAAGATTCAGATGGATGGGATGTGAGCATGCCACTACCAGGGGACATCATAGAAGGCGTTGCTGAGTTAGCGTCTGATGATGACTCCTTTATTCAGGCCAAAGCATGGTCAGAGTTAACCTTATTTCTCGGTAAAATTGCTGGACATTTCATTTGGTTCAAGGTTAGAAGGGGAGAGAGTACACTTAAACTCAAAGGATATGTCTTAGTTGAACGACGATCAAATCTCCAGAAAAGGTTTGTTGTTAGAGCAGCATCTGATGAGAGACATCTTGCTGTTATAGCAGAATTAACTTTGGGACGTTGCACTGAACTCCAGG AAATGAGCAGAAGAATGGTTAATTCAGGATCACGTGGTTATAACCAAATGGGATTACAATATGACTGGAAGATGAAGGTGGGAACTTATCTACCTGATTCTCATTCTACAGTTGTTAGCTCCATAGTTTTTATGCCACTGACAAGGGAGTATAGAGTAGAAGCCACATTAGTTCGTACCATGGCCTGGTTTTCAGCAGCAGTATCTTCAGGAATCCCTCTTGTATTCGTTAACATTCAAACCGAGCAAATCAACAATTTG GAGAGGAGAAACACAAGTGGGAAAGATGTTTGTAGTAGGCAACTAGATGGCTATGTTGGTTATCATCAATCCGCACAAGGTGTAAGGCTATGGTATCTACCAGGAATTGAAGAGGTTCCACTTGAATTAACACCTGAACCAGGAGAATCCAGATTCGGAATAGACATTAAATGA